From the Paucidesulfovibrio longus DSM 6739 genome, the window CTGCGCCAGCGCCTGCGGGACTACAAGACCCGTTCCGGCGACGCCTTTTCCGCATGAACCCCGCGAACAGCCGCGCGCAAGCCTGTGAGGATTTCAGATGCTTTATGAGTTGAAACTGATGGACACCGTGGCCGGAGTGGGCTGCTTTTCCGCCATGCCCGGACCGAACCTGAGCCTGAACCAGGTGCTCGACCACCTGCGCGCCGCGCCCTTCGACGACTTCATGCACCACTTCGCCCTCCAGCAGCTCGGCAAGCTGCGCACGCGCAAGGTCGAGCAGTACATCGAAGCGGCCTGCGCGGCTCCGGACAAGGATCCCGCGCTGGCGGCGCTGCTCTATGAAGCCTGCCTGTCCCATTTCCGCTTCGCGCACCTGCGCGAGCGCATGGACGGCCTGGACCTGGCCATGCTGGCCCGCAACTCGCCCAGCGTGACCATCCGCTCGCACCTGCTCAAGGATCAGAAACTGCACCGGGAGTGGGCCAAGCGCTTCGCGGCGGAGAGCATGGACCATACGCCCCTGCCGAAACCGGATCAGGCCGGAATGCCCCTGCCCTACTCCGAAGAGGAACTGCGCCCCGCCCGGAAAAGCGTCGGTGCATCGGAGGTGCGCGCCGCCCTCGTGGACCGGCTTCCACCGGCCAAGGCGCGCAAGCCCGCCTTGGAAACGGCGCTCGACGCCCTGGAAAAGCTGGACAGGGCCGGAGCGTTCGCCACGCCGGAGATGCAGCACAAGGCCTGCCTGAGCCCCTTTGCCCGGCTCCGGCACTGGATGTTCAAGCTCAGCGTCCGCAACGGCCGCAACGAATACACCTTCAACGGCATGCAGACGAGCTACGGCAGAGGTTTCGACGCGGATTCCACGCGCGCATCCTACTCCATGGAGGTCGCCGAGCGCTTTTCCTCCTACGCATCCATCGGCCGCAAGAGCATCGGCGGCATCAGCGGCCCCGCCGACCTCTTCCAGGGCACCCTGGACCAGGCCCGCGCCGCAGGGCACGCCCTGGACCTCACGGCCCTGCGCACGGAAGTGCCCTACCAGGGGCAAAGCCTCTGCTGGATGCCGGGCGAATGCGCCACGCCCCAGGGGCCGACAGCGACCCGCATCCCCGTGCAGCTGGTCTATCTTTTCTGCAACCTCGACGAGCAGAATCTCTTCAGCGCGCTCGGCTCCACGGGCCTGGCTTCCGGCAACACCGTGAGCGAGGCGCGCGTCGCCGCCCTCTGCGAGGTCGTCGAGAGGGACGCGGACGCGGTCCAGCCCCTGGACATGCGCGACTGCTTCCGCATCGAGACGGACGACCCCAAGGTTCGCAAGCATCTCGACGCGCTGGCGGAATGCGGCATCCACGTCTGGTTCCAGGACATGACGTCGGAATTGGGCGTGCCCTGCTACAAATCCATCGTCCTCGGCATCCGGGGCGACGTGAACCAGGGCATGGGCTGCGGCCTGGACGGCAAACGGGCGCTGCTTTCGGCGCTGACGGAAACGCCTTACCCCTTCCCCGGCCCGGCCACGAGCCCCGCGCCGGATGGCCTGCCCCTGCGCAGGCTGGAAGACCTGCCCGACCTTTCCACGGGCAGCGCCGACGGCGACCTGATGGTGCTGGAACAAACGCTGCTGGCCAACGGCTACACCCCGCACTACGCCGACCTGACGCGCAAAGACCTGGACATCCCGGTCTGCCGGGCCGTTGTGCCGGGCCTGGAAATCGTCAGCGACTTCGACAGGTTCACGCGACTCAGCCCGCGCCTGTTCCGCAACTACCTGCGGCTCTTCGACAAGCCCTAGCCCCAAGGGGCAAACGGATTGACGCGGCCCGCACGGGCCGCTACACAGACTCACCCGTGCCCGGGTGGCGGAACTGGTAGACGCAAGGGACTTAAAACAATTTATGTCTACTATCCGCTAGCGCAATATATTCGCAGCACACAGGGGGTATCTATCTAAAATGTAGATACTCCCTAATTTGACAAATAATTACGACAGCGTAAGCATTGACTTCAGATTCATCAATGTTGCAGAATTGTTGCCGCAACAAGAAGATTTCTGTCGATATTTGATAGGGCCGGAGTGGTGGAACGGCAGACACAGGGGGCTTAAAACCCCTAGACCAGTAATGGTCGTGCGGGTTCAAATCCCGCCTCCGGTACCAAACAAAAATAAGAGCTATGTCTAACAACACGTGGGTTGCTGCTCCTGTCTGGAAAGATTGGCGAATATTAATGAGAACACTTTATTGTTCTCGCATTGCCTTCGATGCTGAAATCAGCAAGTGGAAAGCTCCTTCCGTCGAGTACGACGGCAAAACGCTCATACGTTTTTCTGATGGTCTATCCAATTACGAAACAGAACTAGATGAGCATATAGCGACCCTTTCTGATGGGGCATTTTTTTATTCCATGATTCTTTTGAGAGCGGTATCTCTACTTGAAAGTCATTCAAAACTCGTTTTGTACATAATTAACAATGGTAAATGGGATTTGTTTGAAAGGAATATTTCTGAACACGAGCATGAAGAGATTGATCAACTCAGGCTAGAAAATGGGATTGCAGTGTGGGGGACACAATTATTAGCTTCTGTCGGGCAATCATGGGATAAGGTCTACAAAAATCAAGCAGGCCTTGAAGAAGTTGTCCACATTAGAAATGCCATCGCGCATGGGTACAATACGTTTACTCCTAACCTATACAAAAAAATTACGAACGTAGCCCCAAGCTTCCCATTCAATGAAAATGATCATATTCAAATCACACATGATTTATTAAGAGAGTATACTGGCAGGATTAAATCACTACTCCGAATATTATGTGACGGAGTTTACCACACTAACAAATCACTTTAGAAAACATCTACGCTCTCAAAGTAGCCTTTTCCAGGCAAGAGACATTCATAGATATTGATATATCACAACTGCACATGTTGCAGTATTTGTTGCGGAAACCACAGACATTGCGCAACACACAAAATGCAAACCCATTGTAATTAAAGACAATATTTCACCCTCAACAGACTTAAAATCCCTCGGTGCTTGCACTGTACGGGTTCAATTCCCGTCCCGGGTACCAACCCTTCGAGCCTGTCCGGCTTGCCGGAATAGAAAAGCGGCCTTGACCTGCACGCGCGTGCATGGATCAAGGCCGCTTTCGTGTCCAATGCGCTTCGCAACGTTATTCCGCGTCCTCATCCCTTGAACAAACCGGAGCCGGGATGTAGGAAATAGGATCAGAGTTCCGCTTTGTCGGCAAAACAACCTGCGAGGTGCAAAATGGAAAAGGAAAAGGCCGGATTCGTCTGCGTCAAGGACACCCTCGACGGCGCGTACCCTTCCCTGGTGCTGGGCATCAACGCCGCCCGCATGGGCATGGAAAGCAAGATTTTCTATTCCTTCATGGGCCTGAACCTCGTCATTGAAGGCGGATTCGACCGCGCCAAGTATTTCCCCGAAGGCGCCATGGGCATCATTCCCGGCATGGCCAGCCTCGCGACCGGCATGATGAAGCGCAAGATCGAGAAGGCGAACATCCCCAGCCTGGCGGAATTGCAGGAAATGGCCCAGATCGAAGGGGTGGAGCTCATCGCCTGCAAAATGACCATCGACATGATGGAACTGGACGAAAGCAGGCTCATCCCGGACGTCAAGGTCTGGACCGCGGAGGACTTCATGCGCTTCGCCAAAGAGTGCAAGGTCTGCCTGTTCACCTGAGCAGGCGCTGTTGCCCACGAACGACGCGAAGGCGAACGGCAGGCGTCCGGGGCACGCCCCCCTCATTGCCGTTTCCCGTTGACCGGAGTACAAGGCCGGAAACCTCAACGGAGCGTACCATGCCGAGCCCGCGCCCCTTCAGAAGCTGCACCGATCCCGTATCCCGATTCGCGCTGCTTGTTTTTCTCGCAGCCGCCCTGCTCTTCTCCGCCTGCGCCATGCCCCTGGTCAGCGCAGTGAAAAAACTCGACGGCCAGGCCGAGCGCATTCGCGCGGAACTCTTCAACAAGGGCTCCGTCAACCTGGATATCCGCTTCGCCAGCGGCAAGGCCGAGATTCTTCCGATCTCCATTCCCCTGCTCAACGACGCGGCCAAAGCGCTCCAGGACATCGACAAGGACGACTACCTGCTCCAGATCATCGGCCACACGGACACGAGCGGCCCGTCGAGCTACAACGAGCAGCTCTCCCTGGAGCGTGCCCGGGCCGTGCTCGCCTATCTCCGCGACCAGAAGGACGTACCCTGGTGGTTCATGGTGCCGGTCGGCAGGGGCGAGTCCGAACCGCGCGTCAGCCCCGAGACCTCGGCAGCGGACCGCGCCGCCAACCGTCGCGTCGAATTGCGTTTGGTCCGCAAGGACTGACCCCACATAAAAAAAAAGGGACCGCGCGAAACGCGGCCCCTGATCCTGCGATTCGTGCGCGGCAGACGCACAAAACCCAACAGGAAGGACACCCTCTTGAGCGGAGCGGAAAACCCGCTCCGGGAGCTGCTACCAGCCCTTCGTATTCATGATTTCCTTGATCTTCTCTTCGGTCATCTTCTCCACGAGCACGATCTTGCGGGCCTGGGCCTTCTTGATCTTCTCGGTGAGGGCATTGATGTCCGCGGGCTTCTCCATGAAGTCCATGGCGCCGAGCTTCATGGCTTCCACGCCCTTTTCCAGCGTGGCGTGCCCCGTGAGCAGGATCACCTGCATCTCCGGGTGCTTCTCGCGAATGAACTTGAGCAGTTCAATGCCGTTCATGTCCGGCATCTGGAGATCGAGCACGATGGCGTCGTAGGAGTCCTCATCCACGGCCTTGAGCGCCGAAGCGGGGTTGTCGGCGGTGGACACGTTCATTCCGCGCATGGACATGCGCTCGGACAGATTTTCCAGGAACTCGGTTTCGTCGTCGACGAGCAGTACCTTTTCAGACATGGCAAATCTCC encodes:
- a CDS encoding YcaO-like family protein — its product is MLYELKLMDTVAGVGCFSAMPGPNLSLNQVLDHLRAAPFDDFMHHFALQQLGKLRTRKVEQYIEAACAAPDKDPALAALLYEACLSHFRFAHLRERMDGLDLAMLARNSPSVTIRSHLLKDQKLHREWAKRFAAESMDHTPLPKPDQAGMPLPYSEEELRPARKSVGASEVRAALVDRLPPAKARKPALETALDALEKLDRAGAFATPEMQHKACLSPFARLRHWMFKLSVRNGRNEYTFNGMQTSYGRGFDADSTRASYSMEVAERFSSYASIGRKSIGGISGPADLFQGTLDQARAAGHALDLTALRTEVPYQGQSLCWMPGECATPQGPTATRIPVQLVYLFCNLDEQNLFSALGSTGLASGNTVSEARVAALCEVVERDADAVQPLDMRDCFRIETDDPKVRKHLDALAECGIHVWFQDMTSELGVPCYKSIVLGIRGDVNQGMGCGLDGKRALLSALTETPYPFPGPATSPAPDGLPLRRLEDLPDLSTGSADGDLMVLEQTLLANGYTPHYADLTRKDLDIPVCRAVVPGLEIVSDFDRFTRLSPRLFRNYLRLFDKP
- a CDS encoding DsrE/DsrF/DrsH-like family protein, whose protein sequence is MEKEKAGFVCVKDTLDGAYPSLVLGINAARMGMESKIFYSFMGLNLVIEGGFDRAKYFPEGAMGIIPGMASLATGMMKRKIEKANIPSLAELQEMAQIEGVELIACKMTIDMMELDESRLIPDVKVWTAEDFMRFAKECKVCLFT
- a CDS encoding OmpA family protein, with protein sequence MPSPRPFRSCTDPVSRFALLVFLAAALLFSACAMPLVSAVKKLDGQAERIRAELFNKGSVNLDIRFASGKAEILPISIPLLNDAAKALQDIDKDDYLLQIIGHTDTSGPSSYNEQLSLERARAVLAYLRDQKDVPWWFMVPVGRGESEPRVSPETSAADRAANRRVELRLVRKD
- a CDS encoding response regulator, producing MSEKVLLVDDETEFLENLSERMSMRGMNVSTADNPASALKAVDEDSYDAIVLDLQMPDMNGIELLKFIREKHPEMQVILLTGHATLEKGVEAMKLGAMDFMEKPADINALTEKIKKAQARKIVLVEKMTEEKIKEIMNTKGW